One Papaver somniferum cultivar HN1 chromosome 10, ASM357369v1, whole genome shotgun sequence genomic window carries:
- the LOC113318103 gene encoding uncharacterized protein LOC113318103: MSQEPIIFDISSDDEEEDNGGVQEERKETEDDQIDWLSELLDSAESIKDDDSSDDVVFISEVSCSSNKLRESRNNNNKKASDLKKPGVVRKDDDDDDDDDDDDCLILDEDPENPVAVENNSNENESDELLVVSEKGQVACRDYPHSREQCATYPFRTAPHEKYCDLCHCYVCDLRAPCKYWGAGLSKNDHCHASDKEEIWKAQRKCFKLKATLAMQKLPGTTSSKPHIASYKSASTFPLTQPMGNGSFLSHSVSSAAVRPCLPNSNFDVPNIINRRSTNIARVASVPLSRNRYPDHISSRSPLMSGGGTSNNNIARRDRVGVALGPHPHTNFKRVGSVGVGALPKHRFAHSSSVHYNDPAQKLQAKRIYQPSVKVQGGNYHNQRCQNSFGTIDSAGDNTYKNLSQPSSTISGNSADALYDTEPSSNMQHLYPVETPVSNITNPIPSEYNFNWFMETQPTVDTYPMAEVSQIPGLQPTSAPPLPVDGTDPFYGSPHEISVNPTGQSELDNWFDSLANQSVLGTASNDTVPSQSDFVSSQADLLGDGVFVFDFENC; this comes from the exons ATGAGTCAAGAGCCAATTATCTTTGACATCAgttctgatgatgaagaagaagataatggaGGAGTTCAGGAGGAAAGGAAAGAAACTGAAGatgatcagattgattggctaTCAGAATTACTTGATTCTGCTGAAAGTATAAAGGATGATGATTCATCTGATGACGTTGTATTTATTAGTGAGGTTTCGTGTAGTTCTAATAAGCTGAGAGAGagtagaaataataataataagaaggcATCCGATTTGAAGAAACCTGGTGTAGTTAgaaaggatgatgatgatgatgatgatgatgatgatgatgattgtttGATATTGGATGAAGATCCTGAGAATCCAGTTGCTGTTGAGAATAATAGTAATGAGAATGAATCAGATGAGTTGCTTGTTGTTAGCGAAAAAGGGCAG GTAGCATGCAGAGATTATCCTCACTCACGAGAACAGTGTGCAACATATCCTTTCCGCACTGCGCCACACGAAAAGTACTGTGACCTG TGCCATTGTTATGTTTGCGACTTGCGCGCTCCATGCAAATATTGGGGCGCTGGTCTCTCCAAAAATGACCATTGTCATGCATCTGATAAGGAGGAAATAtggaaagctcaaaggaaatGCTTCAAGCTAAAAGCCACTCTAGCAATGCAGAAACTTCCTGGGACAACTTCATCAAAGCCCCACATAGCCTCTTACAAATCCGCATCAACATTTCCGCTTACTCAACCTATGGGTAATGGTTCTTTTCTATCACACTCAGTCTCATCAGCTGCAGTACGACCTTGTTTGCCAAATTCCAACTTTGATGTCCCTAATATCATTAACCGGAGAAGTACGAACATTGCACGGGTAGCATCAGTCCCCTTGAGCAGAAATAGATACCCTGATCACATTAGCAGCAGGTCACCCCTAATGTCGGGTGGTGGTACAAGTAATAACAACATTGCCAGAAGAGATAGAGTTGGTGTTGCTTTAGGCCCACATCCACATACAAATTTTAAAAGGGTGGGGTCTGTCGGTGTTGGTGCTTTACCTAAGCACCGATTTGCCCACAGTTCTTCTGTTCATTACAATGATCCGGCACAGAAATTACAGGCAAAGAGGATCTACCAGCCTTCAGTGAAAGTTCAAGGTGGAAATTATCATAACCAAAGATGTCAGAACTCCTTTGGGACCATCGACTCCGCAGGGGATAACACCTATAAGAACCTATCCCAACCAAGCTCAACCATAAGTGGCAATTCTGCAGATGCTTTGTATGATACTGAACCCAGTAGTAACATGCAGCATCTGTATCCGGTTGAGACTCCTGTTTCTAATATCACTAATCCAATCCCTTCAGAATACAACTTTAATTGGTTTATGGAAACACAACCAACAGTGGACACATATCCCATGGCAGAGGTTTCTCAAATTCCAGGTCTGCAGCCAACCTCAGCCCCACCTTTACCTGTTGATGGTACAGATCCTTTCTACGGCTCTCCGCATGAAATAAGCGTGAACCCGACTGGTCAATCAGAGTTGGATAACTGGTTTGATTCTCTTGCAAATCAGTCAGTTTTGGGCACTGCTTCAAATGATACAGTGCCGTCACAGTCAGATTTTGTTTCCTCTCAAGCTGACCTGTTGggtgatggggtttttgtgttcgATTTCGAAAACTGTTAA